In endosymbiont of unidentified scaly snail isolate Monju, the following are encoded in one genomic region:
- a CDS encoding dimethyl sulfoxide reductase anchor subunit family protein: MHPAFSVIFLTTLIGAAQGMFMALVTGQVYSMANLLEPQDSVTFYAAGSLIALLLLGGGLVAAVFHLGKPSYFITRAWRGVTQWRTSWLSRELIALPAFMFLVFLYGVVHYMGWTDTLFTIKGVIPVDLSLIIGTLGVLMAITLFISTAMIYASLRFLQEWHSPLTVVNFILFGMASGFTLTAAFSAWTGVDLVGFYGTWAVLFTIMAFVTRFWSMLRNQRIKHKSDMRSALGIRHTKITQRSMGFMGGSFNTKEYFHGKSGAFVEAVRLFFLVMVFAVPVALLAASNALESRCLPALAFLAQYIGLLAERWYFFAEAKHPQNLYYQTVG, from the coding sequence ATGCATCCCGCTTTTTCCGTGATCTTTCTGACCACCCTGATCGGTGCGGCCCAGGGCATGTTCATGGCTCTGGTCACTGGTCAGGTGTATTCCATGGCCAATCTGCTCGAGCCGCAGGATTCAGTCACCTTCTATGCGGCGGGCAGCCTGATCGCCCTGCTGCTGCTTGGTGGCGGCCTGGTGGCCGCGGTGTTCCACCTGGGCAAGCCGAGCTATTTCATCACCCGCGCCTGGCGTGGTGTCACCCAGTGGCGCACCTCCTGGCTGTCGCGCGAGCTGATCGCCCTGCCGGCCTTCATGTTCCTGGTGTTCCTCTACGGGGTGGTGCATTACATGGGCTGGACCGACACCCTGTTCACCATCAAGGGCGTGATCCCGGTCGATCTCAGCCTGATCATCGGTACCCTGGGCGTGCTGATGGCGATCACGCTGTTCATCTCCACCGCCATGATCTATGCCAGCCTGCGCTTCCTGCAGGAATGGCACTCGCCGCTGACGGTGGTGAACTTCATCCTCTTCGGCATGGCCTCGGGCTTTACCCTCACCGCAGCCTTCTCGGCCTGGACTGGGGTGGATCTGGTGGGCTTCTACGGCACCTGGGCGGTGCTGTTCACCATCATGGCCTTTGTCACCCGCTTCTGGTCGATGCTGCGCAACCAGCGCATCAAGCACAAGAGCGACATGCGCTCGGCACTGGGCATCCGTCACACGAAGATCACCCAGCGCTCGATGGGCTTCATGGGCGGTTCCTTCAACACCAAGGAATACTTCCACGGCAAGAGCGGTGCCTTCGTAGAGGCGGTGCGCCTGTTCTTCCTGGTGATGGTATTCGCGGTGCCGGTGGCGCTGCTCGCGGCCAGCAATGCGCTTGAGTCCAGGTGTCTTCCGGCGCTGGCCTTCCTTGCCCAGTACATCGGTCTGCTGGCCGAGCGCTGGTATTTCTTCGCCGAGGCCAAGCACCCGCAGAACCTGTACTACCAAACAGTGGGGTGA
- a CDS encoding diguanylate cyclase domain-containing protein yields the protein MSRRAPVLRPIATQTAVTAELLQGAPRTLVASHLVALLTYAILLEHVAFEQITLWILGFSVINFARLFLAWHELQHFDEHPLHSARRYALGALAGGSCWGSLMLFHDPNMPVAVQLMMITTLVCLPPASLPSNAVHPPTFLAFALPIFVSLVSWGVFLAPGNNLAFTVVAIIYAGLILASGLRYALVLRDNLVRNAENRRLLRNVKEINSRLLRFAYQDPLTKLSNRRRFDEYADRLLQQAQNNGLELSLVLIDIDNFKEVNDTLGHEAGDRLLRIVAKRITTVSRHTELLTLERFEAARIGGDEFVVLYLGTPGEMHADAIAQRVLEAIQQPLELCGKTFAPRVSIGVAWIGARPMTWRHCCARPMPPCIAPSRPAGIASSITPATRACTSSMAARGPESPQHWPAHPTVW from the coding sequence GTGTCCAGGAGGGCTCCTGTTCTCAGACCCATCGCCACGCAAACGGCAGTCACGGCAGAACTCCTGCAGGGCGCACCACGCACCCTGGTGGCGTCGCATCTCGTCGCTCTGTTGACGTATGCAATCCTGCTGGAACACGTCGCGTTCGAGCAGATAACCCTGTGGATACTGGGATTCAGTGTCATCAACTTTGCTCGCCTGTTTCTTGCCTGGCACGAACTGCAGCATTTCGATGAACATCCCCTGCACTCGGCAAGGCGCTATGCCCTTGGGGCCCTTGCCGGTGGTTCCTGCTGGGGTTCGCTGATGCTCTTCCACGACCCGAACATGCCGGTGGCCGTGCAACTGATGATGATCACCACGCTGGTGTGCCTGCCCCCGGCCTCGCTACCGAGCAATGCTGTCCATCCACCAACCTTTCTGGCCTTTGCGCTGCCAATCTTCGTGTCCCTGGTGTCATGGGGCGTCTTCCTGGCACCGGGCAACAACCTGGCCTTCACCGTGGTGGCCATCATCTATGCCGGCCTGATCCTGGCCAGTGGCTTACGTTATGCCTTGGTGCTTCGGGACAACCTGGTACGCAATGCCGAAAACCGTCGCCTGCTGCGCAACGTCAAGGAAATCAATTCCCGCCTGTTGCGTTTCGCCTACCAGGACCCGCTTACCAAGCTTTCGAATCGCCGGCGGTTCGACGAATATGCTGACCGCCTGTTGCAACAGGCGCAAAACAACGGGCTTGAACTGTCCCTGGTCCTGATCGACATCGACAACTTCAAGGAAGTCAACGACACCCTCGGACACGAGGCTGGAGACCGCCTGTTACGTATCGTTGCCAAACGAATCACCACCGTATCTCGGCATACCGAGCTGCTGACGCTGGAGCGCTTCGAAGCCGCCCGCATCGGTGGCGACGAATTCGTGGTGCTCTACCTGGGGACACCGGGGGAGATGCACGCCGATGCCATCGCCCAGCGCGTCCTGGAGGCCATCCAGCAGCCACTGGAATTGTGCGGCAAGACCTTCGCCCCGAGAGTCAGCATCGGCGTTGCCTGGATAGGGGCGCGACCAATGACATGGAGACACTGCTGCGCCAGGCCGATGCCGCCATGTATCGCGCCAAGCAGGCCGGCGGGAATCGCATCGAGCATCACCCCCGCGACCCGAGCCTGCACGTCATCAATGGCAGCAAGGGGACCTGAATCCCCCCAGCACTGGCCTGCTCACCCCACTGTTTGGTAG